Proteins encoded together in one Planctomyces sp. SH-PL14 window:
- the argC gene encoding N-acetyl-gamma-glutamyl-phosphate reductase, which produces MIRVAIQGATGYTALELLRILLRHPEVQVTAVTSRSETGHISEIHPLLRGRLNLRLENLSPAQLAERADVCFCCLPHVASMEAIPRLLDAGLRVIDLSADYRLKDPAVYEQWYGHVHTDSARLAATVYGLPELYAEKIPGQKLIANPGCYTSTSILALAPLLCGGFIKPTGIIIDAKSGVSGAGRTPKLNTLYAECNESLSPYAVGNHRHTPEIEQVLSDVSREGVEVLFTPHLVPMDRGILASIYADRLKPATQEELLAAVRSFYAGKPFIRVTEQLPKTKDVAQTNYCDITVRVVRSKVLVFAVLDNLIKGASGVAVQNFNLMYGFEETTALID; this is translated from the coding sequence ATGATTCGAGTCGCCATCCAGGGAGCCACCGGCTACACCGCTCTCGAACTCCTGCGGATCCTCCTGCGGCATCCCGAGGTGCAGGTGACGGCGGTGACGAGCCGCAGCGAGACCGGCCACATCTCCGAGATCCATCCGCTTCTTCGCGGCCGGCTCAACCTTCGCCTGGAAAACCTCTCCCCGGCGCAGCTCGCCGAGCGGGCGGACGTCTGTTTCTGCTGCCTGCCGCACGTCGCCAGCATGGAAGCGATTCCCCGCCTCCTCGACGCCGGACTGCGGGTCATCGACCTGAGCGCGGATTACCGCCTCAAAGATCCGGCGGTCTACGAGCAGTGGTACGGCCACGTCCACACCGACTCGGCCCGACTCGCCGCCACGGTCTACGGGCTCCCCGAGCTCTACGCCGAAAAGATCCCCGGCCAGAAGCTGATCGCCAACCCGGGCTGCTACACCAGCACGTCGATCCTGGCCCTGGCCCCCCTGCTGTGCGGCGGTTTCATCAAGCCGACCGGAATCATCATCGACGCCAAGAGCGGCGTCTCCGGGGCAGGGCGGACCCCCAAGCTCAACACGCTCTACGCCGAGTGCAACGAAAGCCTGTCCCCGTACGCCGTGGGGAACCATCGGCACACGCCGGAGATCGAACAGGTCCTGAGCGACGTCAGCCGGGAAGGGGTGGAGGTGCTGTTCACCCCACACCTCGTCCCGATGGACCGCGGGATCCTGGCCTCGATCTACGCCGACCGCCTCAAGCCGGCCACGCAGGAAGAGCTGCTCGCGGCCGTCCGGAGCTTCTACGCCGGAAAGCCGTTCATCCGCGTCACGGAGCAACTGCCGAAGACGAAGGACGTTGCGCAGACGAACTACTGCGACATCACGGTCCGGGTGGTCCGCAGCAAGGTGCTGGTCTTCGCGGTCCTCGACAACCTCATCAAGGGGGCCAGCGGGGTCGCGGTGCAGAACTTCAATCTGATGTACGGGTTCGAAGAAACGACAGCGCTGATTGACTGA
- a CDS encoding C45 family autoproteolytic acyltransferase/hydolase, with amino-acid sequence MGFRVWTLGLVLLVHVGFVRGEDFRESAAGVAAESRTIARCGAGWLETIGGYPVLHLKGTPYEMGYQHGALLKDAATRNLGNIVQMMTERELVKLGPVAIRPRDAVRSIEAVQRKYVPTAYYEEIAGLAAGSQQKYEEVQTANFLPELFHCSGFAIMNSATEDGTLYHGRVLDYAVDWGLQEHAVIIVAEPKDGIPFVNVSYAGFVGCVTGMNVEHVSIGEMGGGGIGHWTGVPMAWLVRQALQQGHSLEEAISVFEKSRRTCQYFYVVADGETNEAVGMEASWNRFEVIRAGEKHALLPEPVADCALLSAGDRYRELVRRAKEGHGKFTAESALRLMDRGVAMKSNLHNVLFEPKTTRFWVSNAGPDKQPAAERPYKAFQLTELLERRPDVKAAEIPLVVQAAR; translated from the coding sequence ATGGGCTTTCGCGTCTGGACACTCGGCCTTGTCCTCCTGGTTCACGTTGGCTTCGTGCGGGGGGAAGATTTCCGCGAATCGGCGGCGGGGGTCGCGGCGGAGTCGCGGACGATCGCCCGGTGCGGGGCGGGGTGGCTGGAAACGATCGGCGGGTACCCCGTTCTGCATCTCAAGGGGACTCCTTATGAGATGGGGTACCAGCATGGGGCTCTGCTCAAGGACGCCGCGACCCGCAACCTCGGCAACATTGTTCAGATGATGACGGAGCGGGAGCTGGTGAAGCTGGGGCCCGTTGCAATCCGTCCGCGGGATGCGGTCCGCTCGATCGAGGCGGTCCAGCGGAAGTATGTGCCGACCGCTTACTACGAAGAGATCGCGGGACTCGCGGCCGGCTCGCAGCAGAAGTATGAGGAGGTCCAGACCGCCAACTTCCTTCCCGAGCTGTTTCACTGCAGCGGGTTCGCGATCATGAACTCCGCGACGGAGGACGGAACGCTCTATCACGGCCGCGTCCTCGACTACGCGGTGGACTGGGGGCTGCAGGAGCATGCGGTCATCATCGTGGCGGAGCCGAAGGACGGGATTCCGTTTGTGAACGTGTCGTATGCCGGGTTCGTCGGGTGCGTGACCGGGATGAATGTCGAGCACGTCTCGATCGGGGAGATGGGTGGCGGCGGGATCGGGCACTGGACGGGGGTGCCGATGGCGTGGCTGGTCCGGCAGGCGCTTCAGCAGGGGCACTCGCTGGAGGAGGCGATCTCGGTGTTCGAGAAGTCGCGGCGGACGTGTCAGTATTTCTATGTCGTGGCCGATGGTGAGACGAACGAGGCGGTGGGGATGGAGGCCTCGTGGAACCGGTTTGAGGTGATCCGGGCTGGTGAGAAGCATGCGCTCTTGCCGGAGCCGGTGGCGGACTGTGCCCTGCTCTCTGCGGGAGACCGCTATCGGGAGCTGGTGCGGCGGGCGAAGGAGGGGCATGGCAAGTTCACGGCCGAATCCGCTCTGCGGTTGATGGACCGGGGGGTGGCGATGAAGTCGAACCTTCATAATGTGCTGTTTGAGCCGAAGACGACGCGGTTCTGGGTTTCGAATGCGGGTCCGGACAAGCAGCCTGCGGCGGAGCGGCCGTATAAGGCGTTTCAGTTGACGGAGCTGTTGGAGCGGCGGCCGGACGTGAAGGCTGCGGAGATTCCGCTGGTTGTGCAGGCCGCGCGCTGA
- the mch gene encoding methenyltetrahydromethanopterin cyclohydrolase yields the protein MTEQDRSDDEPQDPTLNELAFDLVHQILTATETMRVEPVETKTGAIVLDFGVETTGSLGAGLALSEVCMASLADVNVVAGEVAGVGWPHLYVQTDSPLEACLLSQYAGWKVSVGKFFAMGSGPMRSAAGREELFKDFGYRESAIGVVGVLESGELPGDDVVRYIADKCGITEDKVALLVAPTASIAGNMQIVSRSIETALHKMHALGFDVANVEAACGWAPIPPVAADDFAGIGRTNDAILYGGRVTLWVAGEDENISDIGAQIPSSGSPSYGKPFRDIFEDAGRDFYKIDPNLFSPAEVVIHNVETGKVFVYGKTNHEVLRRSFEF from the coding sequence ATGACCGAACAGGACCGCTCCGACGACGAACCCCAGGATCCGACCCTCAACGAACTGGCGTTCGATCTGGTCCACCAGATCCTCACCGCCACCGAAACCATGCGCGTCGAGCCGGTCGAAACCAAGACCGGAGCCATCGTCCTCGACTTCGGCGTCGAAACCACCGGAAGCCTCGGAGCCGGACTCGCCCTCTCCGAAGTCTGCATGGCCAGCCTCGCCGACGTGAACGTCGTCGCCGGCGAAGTCGCCGGCGTCGGCTGGCCTCACCTCTACGTCCAGACCGACTCCCCCCTCGAAGCCTGCCTCCTCAGCCAGTACGCCGGCTGGAAGGTCTCCGTCGGAAAATTCTTCGCCATGGGCTCCGGCCCCATGCGCTCCGCCGCCGGCCGCGAAGAACTCTTCAAAGACTTCGGCTACCGCGAGTCCGCCATCGGCGTCGTCGGCGTCCTGGAATCGGGCGAACTCCCCGGCGACGACGTCGTCCGCTACATCGCCGACAAGTGCGGGATCACCGAAGACAAGGTCGCCCTCCTCGTCGCCCCGACGGCGAGCATCGCCGGCAACATGCAGATCGTCTCCCGCAGCATCGAGACCGCGCTGCACAAGATGCACGCCCTCGGCTTCGACGTCGCCAACGTCGAAGCGGCCTGCGGCTGGGCCCCCATCCCCCCCGTCGCCGCGGATGACTTCGCCGGCATCGGCCGGACGAACGACGCCATCCTCTACGGCGGCCGCGTGACGCTCTGGGTCGCCGGCGAGGACGAGAACATCTCCGACATCGGCGCCCAGATCCCCTCCTCCGGCTCCCCGTCCTACGGCAAGCCGTTCCGCGACATCTTCGAGGACGCCGGCCGGGACTTCTACAAGATCGACCCCAACCTCTTCAGCCCGGCCGAAGTGGTCATCCACAACGTCGAAACGGGCAAAGTCTTCGTCTACGGCAAGACGAACCACGAGGTCCTGCGGCGGTCCTTCGAGTTCTGA
- a CDS encoding serine/threonine-protein kinase: MKFTFSPESRPLSGYTIKRAIYRGGFGEVYYAVSDAGRDVALKLLQNNAEVELRGVQQCLNLSHPNLVTIFDVRRDEDNDHWIIMEYVPGETLDTTIRRFPSGMPMEDVRRWLHGIAGGVDFLHQRGIVHRDLKPGNIFAAPSGAKVGDVGLSKFISASQRSAQTQSVGTVYYMAPEVAQGRYGKEIDVYALGVILFEMVTGQVPFDGESTGEILMKHLSQPPDLRRLPERLRPVIARALAKDPQQRFASVTAFQRAFDDAVVGRGASQAHATGSASTSTEEPRRHKFGCGPKRCRPEGWTRRTPPQPWGAGSCDGWSIGRGLAIAAFVVVLVSLSRGSFGRGPILISVIAALYGMGYGAYALCGLVSRESRRFLDRSLSGVPQAAPLRTAIGPAGPRRVAPPTARERWLAWTSTASMAPVVVAALAALLGWLQPSFYRTSFGSPDLGALGLFAGTAVAAVWLLGGVAVFQEGRGYEPMARRVGFALAGAGVGLVAHVLDDWLIGTGALSSVSRGMRALGERPLIESSGNPGGLAYLLYFASLALAVRWGKQTSAIRASRFQVAPLVWSTMIAYGLTFVWPVPQEWGVLWGAVVSAGLQISSPWTRTDDLRTVT, translated from the coding sequence ATGAAGTTCACATTCTCACCGGAGTCGCGCCCCCTCTCCGGCTACACGATCAAGCGGGCCATCTATCGGGGCGGGTTCGGCGAGGTCTATTACGCCGTCAGCGACGCGGGCCGGGACGTCGCGCTCAAGCTCCTGCAGAACAATGCCGAGGTCGAGCTGAGAGGGGTGCAGCAGTGCCTCAACCTCAGCCATCCGAACCTCGTGACGATCTTCGACGTCCGGCGGGACGAGGACAACGACCACTGGATCATCATGGAATACGTGCCGGGCGAGACGCTCGACACGACGATCCGGCGGTTCCCCAGCGGCATGCCGATGGAAGACGTCCGCCGCTGGCTGCACGGCATCGCGGGTGGCGTCGACTTCCTGCATCAGCGGGGGATCGTCCACCGCGACCTCAAGCCGGGGAACATCTTTGCGGCCCCCAGCGGTGCGAAGGTCGGCGACGTCGGCCTCTCAAAATTCATCAGCGCCAGCCAGCGGTCGGCCCAGACCCAGAGCGTCGGCACCGTTTACTACATGGCCCCAGAAGTCGCCCAGGGGCGGTACGGCAAGGAAATCGACGTCTACGCCCTGGGCGTGATCCTGTTCGAGATGGTGACGGGCCAGGTTCCGTTCGACGGGGAATCGACGGGTGAGATCCTGATGAAGCACCTCTCGCAGCCGCCGGATCTCCGGAGGCTGCCCGAACGGCTCCGGCCGGTCATCGCCCGGGCGCTCGCCAAGGATCCGCAGCAGCGGTTCGCCTCGGTCACCGCCTTTCAGCGAGCGTTCGACGACGCCGTGGTGGGCCGGGGCGCGTCTCAGGCTCACGCGACCGGCTCCGCCTCGACCTCGACGGAGGAGCCGCGGCGACACAAGTTCGGCTGCGGGCCGAAGCGTTGCCGGCCGGAGGGCTGGACGCGGCGGACGCCGCCGCAGCCGTGGGGGGCGGGGAGCTGCGACGGATGGTCGATCGGTCGCGGGCTCGCGATTGCCGCCTTCGTCGTCGTCCTGGTCTCGCTGTCGCGGGGGAGCTTCGGCCGCGGGCCGATCCTGATCTCGGTCATCGCGGCGCTGTACGGGATGGGATACGGCGCTTACGCCCTGTGCGGCCTGGTCTCGCGTGAATCGCGTCGTTTTCTCGACCGCTCGTTGTCCGGGGTCCCGCAGGCTGCCCCGCTACGGACGGCGATCGGACCGGCCGGGCCGCGGCGGGTCGCTCCGCCGACTGCGCGAGAGCGATGGCTGGCTTGGACGTCGACCGCGTCCATGGCGCCGGTCGTCGTCGCGGCCCTCGCCGCCCTCCTGGGGTGGCTGCAGCCTTCCTTTTACCGGACCTCGTTCGGCTCGCCCGACCTCGGCGCGCTGGGGTTGTTTGCCGGAACCGCTGTCGCGGCGGTCTGGCTCCTCGGCGGCGTGGCTGTGTTTCAGGAAGGCCGCGGCTACGAGCCGATGGCCCGCCGTGTCGGATTCGCGCTGGCGGGAGCGGGGGTTGGTCTCGTGGCCCACGTTCTCGACGACTGGCTGATCGGGACGGGAGCGTTGAGCTCCGTGTCGCGCGGGATGCGGGCGCTCGGTGAGCGTCCGCTCATCGAGTCGTCCGGGAATCCGGGTGGGCTCGCCTACCTTCTCTACTTCGCTTCGCTGGCCTTGGCCGTGCGGTGGGGCAAGCAGACGTCCGCAATCCGGGCGTCGCGGTTCCAGGTGGCGCCCCTCGTGTGGTCGACGATGATCGCGTACGGCCTCA